In Chloroflexota bacterium, a single genomic region encodes these proteins:
- a CDS encoding acyl-CoA carboxylase subunit beta gives MPAVETTAAKLARLEELRRQARLGGGQARIERQHNAGKLTARERLELLLDPDTFQEIDALVVHRSADASLPRFLGDGVVTGVGRVDGRPVAVFSQDFTVFGGSLSEAYGEKICKLMDLATKSGLPVVGLNDSGGARIQEGVVSLGAYAEIFLRNTLASGVVPQISAIMGPCAGGAVYSPAITDFTFMVKDTSFMFVTGPDVVRTVTHEVVDFEELGGAMTHNGRSGVAHFAVDDEVSCLQEIRRLLAYLPSNNVDDPPRTQPTDRPDREAPDLDAIIPDDPTRAYDMHNVIGAVVDDGEFMEVQEHYARNIIVGFARLNGRPIGIVAQQPSVLAGVLDIDSSTKAARFVRFCDCFNIPLVTFVDVPGFLPGVGQEHNGIIRHGAKLLYAYCEATVPKLTVITRKAYGGAYDVMSSKHIRGDANFAWPTAEIAVMGVEGAVNIIFRDRIAKAADPDAERAQLTREYRERHANPYEAAARGYVDEVILPRETRRKLIAALEVVRTKRDTNPPKKHGNIPL, from the coding sequence TTGCCGGCCGTCGAGACGACGGCTGCCAAGCTGGCGCGCCTTGAGGAGCTGCGGCGTCAGGCGAGGCTAGGCGGCGGGCAGGCCCGCATCGAGCGCCAGCACAACGCCGGCAAGCTGACGGCGCGCGAGCGGCTGGAGCTGCTGCTCGACCCTGACACGTTTCAGGAGATCGACGCCCTGGTGGTGCACCGGTCCGCCGACGCGAGCCTCCCGAGATTCCTGGGTGATGGCGTCGTCACGGGCGTCGGCCGAGTGGACGGCCGCCCGGTCGCCGTGTTCTCGCAGGATTTCACCGTCTTCGGCGGCTCGCTGTCGGAGGCGTACGGCGAGAAGATCTGCAAGCTGATGGATCTGGCGACGAAGTCCGGGCTGCCGGTGGTGGGCCTGAACGACTCCGGCGGCGCGCGGATTCAGGAGGGTGTCGTCAGCCTCGGTGCGTACGCTGAGATCTTCCTGCGAAATACGCTGGCATCAGGGGTCGTGCCGCAGATCAGCGCCATCATGGGGCCGTGCGCCGGCGGCGCGGTCTACTCGCCGGCCATCACCGACTTCACGTTCATGGTCAAGGACACCAGCTTCATGTTCGTGACCGGGCCGGATGTCGTGCGGACCGTGACCCACGAGGTCGTGGACTTCGAGGAGCTTGGCGGCGCGATGACCCACAACGGGCGGAGCGGCGTCGCGCACTTCGCCGTGGACGACGAAGTCTCCTGCCTGCAGGAGATCCGTCGCCTGCTGGCATACCTGCCCTCGAACAACGTGGATGACCCGCCACGGACCCAGCCAACTGACCGTCCGGACCGAGAAGCGCCCGACCTCGACGCGATCATTCCCGACGACCCGACGCGTGCCTACGACATGCACAACGTCATCGGCGCGGTGGTGGACGACGGCGAGTTCATGGAGGTGCAGGAGCACTACGCCCGCAACATCATCGTCGGGTTCGCGCGGCTGAACGGCCGGCCCATCGGCATCGTGGCGCAGCAGCCCAGCGTGCTGGCCGGCGTCCTCGACATCGACTCGTCGACGAAGGCCGCCCGCTTCGTCCGCTTCTGCGACTGCTTCAACATCCCGCTGGTGACGTTCGTGGACGTGCCCGGCTTCCTGCCGGGCGTCGGCCAGGAGCACAACGGCATCATCCGGCACGGCGCGAAGCTGCTCTACGCCTACTGCGAGGCGACCGTGCCGAAGCTGACGGTGATCACCCGCAAGGCCTACGGCGGCGCCTACGACGTGATGTCGAGCAAGCACATTCGCGGGGATGCCAACTTCGCGTGGCCCACGGCTGAGATCGCAGTGATGGGCGTGGAGGGAGCGGTCAACATCATCTTCCGCGACCGCATCGCGAAGGCTGCCGACCCGGACGCGGAGCGCGCCCAACTGACCCGTGAGTACCGCGAGCGCCACGCGAACCCCTACGAGGCGGCGGCGCGCGGCTACGTGGACGAGGTGATCCTGCCGCGCGAGACGCGTCGGAAGCTGATCGCGGCCCTGGAAGTGGTGCGCACGAAGAGGGACACGAACCCGCCGAAGAAGCACGGGAACATCCCGCTGTGA
- a CDS encoding protein-L-isoaspartate(D-aspartate) O-methyltransferase, with protein sequence MTYAEQRQRLLEELRDQGVRDERILLAIGRAPRERFLPPELAARAYENTSLPIGLDQTISQPIVVANMTEALALTGGERVLEIGTGSGYQAAVLAEMGVSVTSVERVPALRERAAALLAELGYAHVAVHQAEEQIGWAAGAPYDRIIVTAAGPSVPMSLLDQLAVGGRLVMPVGSLRQQRLVVIERTAGGVDVSDLGRVRFVPLIGSEAWTEQQVSADRASDPEEADSA encoded by the coding sequence ATGACCTACGCCGAGCAGCGACAGCGCCTTCTTGAGGAGCTGCGGGATCAGGGCGTGCGCGACGAGCGGATACTCCTGGCCATCGGTCGGGCGCCCCGCGAGCGCTTTCTGCCGCCCGAGCTGGCCGCGCGCGCCTACGAGAACACCTCCCTGCCGATTGGCCTGGATCAGACGATCTCTCAGCCCATCGTGGTGGCCAACATGACCGAAGCGTTGGCGCTGACCGGCGGCGAGCGCGTCCTGGAAATCGGCACCGGGTCGGGCTACCAGGCGGCAGTGCTCGCGGAGATGGGCGTGTCGGTGACCAGTGTCGAGCGCGTGCCAGCCCTCCGTGAGCGCGCCGCCGCCCTGTTGGCCGAGCTGGGCTACGCGCACGTCGCCGTCCACCAGGCTGAAGAGCAGATCGGGTGGGCGGCCGGCGCTCCGTACGACCGCATCATCGTGACGGCGGCCGGGCCGTCCGTGCCGATGTCGCTGCTCGACCAGCTTGCCGTTGGCGGGCGGCTGGTGATGCCCGTCGGGTCGCTGCGGCAGCAGCGGCTGGTGGTGATCGAGCGCACGGCCGGCGGCGTCGACGTCTCGGACCTGGGCCGGGTGCGCTTCGTGCCGCTGATCGGCAGCGAGGCCTGGACCGAGCAGCAGGTCAGCGCGGACCGCGCAAGCGATCCTGAGGAGGCCGACAGCGCGTAG
- a CDS encoding glycosyltransferase family 39 protein, translated as MTRATLTERLALALILLAGLGLRVWLLTGPFGEIDADEAVVGLMALQMPGELPAFYWEQHYLGTLEPVTAALLFAVVGPSAWALKLVPALCSVAFVGLVFAVARGAFGAGPALLGAAYLALPPSFFAAWSVKARGGYPEALALGTLCLLAAQRLADRPADTRQRALGWWGLLGLAAGLALWTHPMAAVLVAAAGLYLLGALRPWAASRTALVGLALPLGVAAAGFLIGLGPAIAHNLAGGFPSLRFAAEGGTEPRAALVNLWGLVRYGLPVLVGLAEGTPSRELLALDWPTRPGSSWLVTVALPLFALGVVWWHRRSLVALVAGGEDERRRAAIFVLVLLLVPPFVAVSRFANLWAEPRYALPVYAAAPLVTAIIWEVWRRRRVLGGLLMALLLGLNVCSLLASDYRLSLPTSAGASTAANRAELIAALQARDIDRIYTDYWLAYPLAFESRERIVPSVWSSGFGRRAVYSHLVSVAERPAFVFAQGTPGDAEFQARLAGVGGRADRETIAVYHVYTHVEPLEPLRKP; from the coding sequence GTGACGCGCGCGACGCTGACTGAGCGGCTCGCGCTTGCCCTGATCCTGCTGGCGGGGCTTGGGCTCCGCGTCTGGCTGCTTACAGGCCCGTTCGGGGAGATCGACGCCGACGAGGCCGTCGTCGGATTGATGGCGCTTCAGATGCCCGGGGAGCTGCCGGCGTTCTACTGGGAGCAGCACTACCTCGGCACGCTGGAGCCGGTCACTGCCGCGCTGCTGTTTGCCGTCGTCGGGCCGTCGGCCTGGGCGCTCAAGCTCGTGCCGGCCCTCTGCTCCGTGGCGTTCGTCGGCCTCGTCTTCGCCGTCGCGCGGGGGGCGTTCGGCGCGGGGCCAGCCCTGCTGGGTGCTGCGTACCTCGCGCTGCCGCCGTCGTTCTTCGCGGCCTGGAGCGTCAAGGCCCGAGGCGGCTATCCCGAGGCGCTGGCGCTCGGCACACTGTGTCTGCTGGCCGCCCAGCGGCTGGCTGACCGGCCAGCGGACACGCGCCAGCGCGCCCTCGGCTGGTGGGGACTGCTCGGGCTGGCGGCCGGGCTGGCGCTCTGGACCCATCCGATGGCGGCGGTGCTGGTGGCAGCAGCCGGACTCTACCTGCTGGGCGCGCTCAGACCGTGGGCCGCCAGCCGCACGGCCCTGGTCGGGCTGGCGCTCCCGCTTGGCGTGGCGGCGGCCGGTTTCCTGATCGGCCTCGGCCCGGCCATAGCCCACAACCTGGCCGGTGGTTTCCCGAGCCTCCGCTTCGCCGCCGAGGGCGGTACCGAGCCGCGCGCCGCCCTGGTCAACCTCTGGGGGCTGGTCCGCTACGGCCTGCCGGTGCTGGTCGGGCTGGCCGAGGGCACGCCGTCCCGGGAGCTGCTGGCCCTGGACTGGCCGACTCGGCCGGGCAGCAGCTGGCTGGTGACGGTGGCGCTCCCGTTGTTCGCGCTCGGCGTCGTCTGGTGGCACCGGCGGTCGCTGGTGGCGCTGGTCGCCGGTGGCGAGGACGAGCGCCGCCGAGCGGCCATCTTCGTGTTGGTACTCCTGCTGGTGCCGCCGTTCGTCGCCGTCAGCCGATTCGCGAACCTCTGGGCCGAGCCGCGCTACGCGCTGCCCGTCTACGCGGCAGCTCCGTTGGTGACCGCCATCATCTGGGAGGTATGGCGGCGGCGGCGCGTCCTCGGCGGTCTGTTGATGGCGCTGCTGCTCGGGTTGAATGTCTGTAGCCTGCTGGCGAGCGACTACCGGCTGTCGCTGCCGACGAGCGCCGGTGCGTCAACGGCGGCGAACCGCGCCGAGTTGATCGCGGCGCTCCAGGCGCGGGACATCGACCGGATCTATACCGACTACTGGCTGGCGTATCCGCTGGCCTTCGAGAGCCGCGAGCGCATCGTGCCGTCCGTCTGGTCGAGCGGGTTCGGGCGGCGGGCCGTCTACTCGCATCTGGTCTCGGTGGCCGAGCGGCCGGCCTTCGTCTTCGCGCAGGGCACGCCCGGCGACGCCGAGTTTCAGGCGCGGCTCGCAGGCGTGGGCGGGCGCGCCGACCGTGAGACCATCGCTGTGTACCACGTCTACACACACGTCGAGCCGCTCGAACCGCTCCGCAAACCGTAG
- a CDS encoding PAS domain S-box protein, with protein MSKGSPLRILLVDESPGAEARVSDWICGDLPLAEVHQAPGEAALCEALAHCQFDVVITESRLSWTDGLGVLDAVRNARPEHPVLMLTEYGDEDLAVSALQAGFDAYLRKGPDQSGRLAAAVSAALKTADERAARRRAEQALFENEARHRVIVEGASDVIVTIDVHGIMESVNPAVMAVFGYEPRELIGKNVSMLMPSAIAVEHDGYLARYLETDEPHIIGIGRIVEGRRKDGAAVKIDLAVSEIRLGGRRLFTGMMRDIGERLRAEEERLLLLERERQAIAETRREATEKSLILQQMLDAVIVTDRDGRIVLVNAAAGQVLGVDSEQLVGLPIHRQSWQTLDEQGLPVALEDRPIIRALRGEQFSAVYRMKTADARDLVVRAASAPVRDETGQIAGAVHVVHDITDEVARERQVAQGAKLRALGQLAGGVAHDLNQYLGLVVGYGDLALQELERPALDLDSVQDSVHTMIRAAVDGAEAVRRLLLFARPDAEGTKSRVDLDDVLRQVAKLTAPRWRDAAQQEGRTIQVSLEVEGDVAIDGWPSDLREAFTNLLLNAVDALPDGGLIRLRAVTLASHVVVQVIDSGVGMTPETREKLFEPFFSTKGEGGSGLGLAIVFGIVERHDGSIAVRSELGEGTTFELVFPIAAQGEPARPPDERPDAVRPQTILVVDDEPALVTMLSRILESDGHTVLVAMSGEEALSLLATSSVDVVISDLGMGSGMNGWDLAAAVQQQPHPPQFILTTGWGAEIDPDEALERGVRAVIAKPYRLPDLRKVLQEL; from the coding sequence GTGAGCAAGGGCTCGCCGCTGCGGATCCTGCTCGTCGACGAGTCGCCAGGAGCCGAAGCCCGCGTTTCGGACTGGATCTGTGGGGATCTCCCGCTCGCCGAAGTGCACCAGGCGCCCGGCGAGGCTGCGCTCTGCGAGGCACTGGCCCATTGCCAGTTCGACGTGGTCATTACCGAGTCGCGCCTGTCCTGGACGGACGGACTGGGCGTGCTCGACGCCGTCCGCAACGCGCGACCAGAGCATCCGGTCCTGATGCTGACCGAGTACGGCGACGAGGATCTGGCCGTCTCGGCGCTGCAGGCCGGCTTTGACGCCTACCTGCGGAAAGGGCCTGACCAAAGCGGGCGGCTGGCTGCGGCGGTCAGCGCCGCGCTCAAGACGGCGGACGAGCGGGCTGCCCGCCGACGCGCGGAACAGGCGCTTTTCGAGAACGAGGCGCGTCACCGGGTGATTGTCGAGGGTGCGTCGGACGTCATCGTCACGATAGACGTGCACGGCATCATGGAATCGGTCAATCCGGCGGTGATGGCCGTCTTCGGGTACGAGCCGCGTGAGCTGATCGGAAAGAACGTCTCGATGCTGATGCCGTCAGCCATCGCCGTCGAGCATGACGGCTACCTGGCCCGTTATCTCGAGACCGACGAGCCGCACATCATCGGCATCGGGCGGATCGTCGAGGGGCGGCGCAAGGACGGCGCCGCCGTCAAGATCGATCTTGCCGTCAGCGAGATCCGACTGGGTGGCCGCCGCCTGTTCACGGGCATGATGCGCGACATCGGCGAGCGGCTGCGGGCGGAGGAGGAGCGCCTGCTGCTGCTCGAACGGGAGCGGCAGGCGATTGCCGAGACCCGCCGTGAGGCGACGGAAAAGTCGCTGATCTTGCAGCAGATGCTCGACGCGGTGATTGTCACCGACCGAGACGGGCGAATCGTCCTCGTCAATGCCGCGGCCGGGCAGGTGCTGGGCGTGGATTCCGAGCAGCTTGTCGGCCTGCCGATCCACCGTCAGTCGTGGCAGACCCTGGACGAGCAGGGCCTGCCGGTCGCGCTTGAGGACCGCCCGATCATTCGCGCATTGCGCGGAGAGCAGTTCAGCGCCGTCTACCGGATGAAGACGGCAGATGCCCGCGATCTCGTGGTACGGGCGGCGAGCGCGCCCGTGCGGGACGAGACCGGGCAGATCGCCGGCGCGGTGCACGTCGTCCACGACATCACGGACGAGGTCGCGCGCGAGCGGCAGGTTGCCCAGGGCGCGAAGCTGCGCGCGCTCGGCCAACTGGCGGGCGGCGTTGCGCACGACCTGAACCAGTACCTCGGACTGGTCGTCGGGTACGGCGACCTGGCGCTCCAGGAGCTTGAACGGCCGGCGCTCGACCTGGACAGCGTGCAGGATTCGGTGCACACCATGATTCGCGCGGCCGTCGACGGGGCCGAGGCCGTGCGGCGCCTGCTGCTGTTCGCTCGCCCGGACGCTGAGGGCACCAAGAGTCGCGTGGATCTGGACGACGTGCTGCGCCAGGTTGCCAAGCTCACGGCTCCCCGCTGGCGAGACGCGGCCCAGCAGGAGGGCCGCACGATTCAGGTGAGCCTGGAGGTCGAAGGCGATGTTGCCATCGATGGCTGGCCCAGCGACCTGCGCGAGGCCTTCACGAACCTCCTGCTCAACGCGGTGGACGCGCTGCCCGATGGTGGATTGATTCGGCTGCGGGCGGTCACGCTGGCCTCGCACGTGGTCGTTCAGGTAATCGACTCCGGGGTTGGCATGACGCCGGAAACCCGAGAGAAGCTGTTCGAGCCGTTCTTCAGCACGAAGGGTGAGGGCGGCTCCGGGCTGGGCCTCGCCATCGTGTTCGGGATCGTGGAGCGCCACGACGGCTCGATCGCGGTCCGCAGCGAGCTGGGCGAGGGAACGACCTTCGAGCTGGTCTTCCCGATCGCAGCGCAGGGGGAGCCGGCGAGGCCGCCTGACGAGCGTCCGGACGCGGTGCGCCCGCAAACCATCCTGGTGGTGGATGATGAGCCGGCCCTGGTCACGATGCTCTCGCGGATCCTGGAGTCTGACGGCCACACGGTCCTCGTGGCGATGTCCGGTGAGGAGGCGCTGTCGCTGCTGGCGACCTCCTCCGTCGACGTGGTGATCTCCGACCTGGGTATGGGGTCGGGAATGAACGGCTGGGACCTGGCCGCGGCGGTGCAGCAGCAGCCCCACCCGCCTCAGTTCATCCTGACCACCGGCTGGGGCGCAGAGATCGATCCCGACGAGGCACTGGAACGGGGCGTGCGTGCGGTCATCGCGAAGCCGTACCGCCTCCCAGACCTCCGCAAGGTGCTGCAGGAGCTGTAA